ATTTGTGCAAAAATTTTCAATATACATAAACTTCTAAACAAGCAGTTTGCTCAAAGGTAGGAAGGAACACAATGGCAGCTCCTTGTTTCTGCTGTCTCGACTccagtaaaatgtttaattaagcAGCCAGATTCAGCCCACAATAAGTCTGGGGGGATTGGGTGAAATTCCGTTTGGTCGCCCTGGTCACGCAACGGAAGTTCGCGGTTGGAAATCTTAATTGGCGTATATTTAATGGCTGCTTTGTGAAATGGGTAAAAATCTGTTATTTAAAATGGAGGCGGTTTCAAATTAAAACTGAAGTTTAGAATTAGAAATTATACTTGAATATATAACATTTCATCAAGAATTGCGGCTAAGAACAAATGTTTATTCTGTTTTACATTTGTACGTCGAAGCATTGTTAAGAAACTTGCAAAGTAGCTGTTTCAACAATACTACAAGTCATCTTTTAGCAATAACTATGTATCGATTTAGTTCCGTCCTTCCTTCCCGCCAGtttaacattttcattgtTTTAATGGAAAGGTTAGAAAATTTCCCACTGTTTGGTCAACTGGCCGTTGTAAAAGCCGGCTCGaacaaaaaactttaaatgtttaattccatttaaacaattttcaaagTGACAATTGCTCAAATATTTAAGCGATCAAATCGCCAAGTCAAACAAAACCGGAATTGAAAAGCCGGCAGCAGTATAAAAAGCCGGCAAAAGTTTGATGATAATAGAAAACAAGTTCGTTCGTTGACCACGATGGTTGTGGTGAAAATAGCTTTCATTTTGAGTGTGGGCCTAGTAGGCATATTGGCCCACAACCACCAGTCAAAGGAGCTGGATGCGAAATACAATTGGTGGCAGCACGAGGTCTTCTACCAGATCTACCCGAGATCCTTTCAGGACAGCAATGGCGATGGTATTGGTGATCTGCAAGGTATTACGTCTAGGTTGCAGTATTTTAAGGATACGGGCATCACGTCCGTATGGTTGAGTCCCATTTATGAGTCACCAATGGTTGACTTTGGATACGATATATCTAACTATACAAACATACAGCCGGAATATGGCACCCTTGAGGACTTTGACGCCCTGATAGCCAAGGCCAATGAACTGGGCGTGAAGGTGATCCTGGACTTTGTTCCCAATCACAGCTCGAATAAGCATCCCTGGTTCATAAAGTCAGTGGCCCGAGAGCCAGGGTACGAGGATTTCTATGTGTGGGAGGATGGTATTCTCCTGGAGAACGGAACTCGTGTGCCGCCCAACAATTGGCTCTCGGTGTTCTCCGGATCCGCTTGGATGTGGAACGAGGAGAGGCAGCAGTATTATCTCAGGCAGTTCACCTATGGACAACCCGATCTGAACTACCGAAATCCCGCCGTCATTAAGGCCATGGACGATGTGATGCTCTTTTGGCTAAACAAGGGTATTGCCGGTTTCCGCATTGATGccattatatatatttacgagGATGCTCAGTTGAGGGATGAGCCTCCAAGTGGCACTACCGATGATCCGAATAATGAGGCCTACTTGAGCCACATCTATACCAGAAATCAGCCTGAGGATTACGGCCTCCTTCAGCATTGGCGGCAACTTCTGGATAATTATACAGCTAACCACGAGGGACCACTGAGGATAATGATGACCGAGGGTTACGCCTCGGTGTCGCAACTAATGGAATACTACGAAGATTCCAAAGGAGTTCAGGGTCCTCAGTTTCCCTTCAACTTTGACTTCATCACTGAACTGAATGCCAATTCGACAGCTGCGGACTTTGTCTTCTATATCTCCAGGTGGCTCATCTATATGCCACATGGTCATGTGGCCAACTGGGTAATGGGAAATCACGACAATCCTCGAGTGGCATCACGATTTGGTGAGAAATCTGTGGACGCCATGAATATGCTGCTGATGACACTGCCAGGAATTGGTATTACTTATAATGTGTGTACAGAAAACTCAATTGTTTAAGGATAATTTTAAACAGACTTTCCTTTACTTTAGGGCGAGGAGTTGGGCATGACTGACTACAGGGACATCAGCTGGAGCGATACGGTGGATCAGCCCGCTTGTGAGGCTGGAATCGACAACTACAAGACGATCTCTAGAGATCCCGAGCGAACTCCCATGCAATGGAATAGTGATCTAAATGCAGGATTCTCATCCGCCAACCGCACTTGGTTGCCTGTCAATCCGAATTATAAGGAACTCAATCTTCGCAATCAGCAGCAGGCGAGGCGAAGTCATTACAAGATCTATCAGTCCCTTCTGAAGCTCAGACAACTGCCAGTTCTGAAGAACGGATCCTTTGATCCAGAAGTGGTTAATCGCAGGGTCTTTGCTTTCAAGCGGTAAGTAGGAAATTAATATTGCTGTTATATTAAcgttttattatatatatttttgtccTTATTTTCTATCTTATCAGAGAACTGAAGAACGAGCACACTCTCCTGACCATCGTGAACGTGAGCAACCGCACTGAACTGGTGGACATCGCGGACTTTATAGATCAGCCCAATCGATTGAGTGTCCTTGTGGCGGGCGTGGACTCGCAACACCGGGTGGGGGATCGACTTAAGGCCGAGGCTATtgaattggcgcccaacgagGGATTAGTTATTCAGCTGAATAAGCGAAAGTAAGCGACGAACTACTTGGAATTCCACATTAAAGTACGAGAAAACTTTCCATTTGCCAACCAGCCGTGCTTTTCTATTTTCGTATTTAAATGTATCTCACAGGGGCCATCTAATCGagtttccatttcatttgacaGCGGAACACATTTCCATTTACATTAGCGCATTgcaaacattttaattgaattgagaGCACTTGGTGTCGGACCTTCTACTTCTCACTTTGGGGCACTTTCCCTGCTGTTTGCCCTCGACTTTAATTCCAAGTCGTAATTCATAATTGTCGTCAGGTTTTTTGGCCCTTTTCGGGGGCTCAGGCAGCTGATAAATGGTTGccgaatttaattaaatttccactTAGCGGTGGTTGACGACCATAAAATTTGCTTTGATTTTTATTCTCATTGCAATTGTATGTCTAATCAGCTGCTATAAACAAGTTGATTGTTAGGTGTTCTCAAAAGCAAAGGCATTATtcaaaatttatgaaaattttcTGATGTTATATCGTATTTGGTTCGTTTTTGCGttgtttttttaattacaatgtgaaattttaatttcccaCCAATTCATTATTTTACAGTACAGTGAAAGAAAATTAGCATACTACTACTACACTACAGTTAAAGATAAAATGTAgctcaaataaataaatgcttaCTTTCTATAGTGGGGGCTATAGatataacaaaaatatataaattattttatttttatttatttattttgtttgccacCTGAAAATTCTATACATCGTGATCTTCTCCTATCGTCTGTGGATCCAAAGCTCTCGATCAGCTGATGGCATCCACATAACCAAAAGCTTTGAGTTGTTCGAGAAATATATGTAATTGTGTTCAGTTTATTTTGATTTCCTTGAGGTGAGCAAAGTGATTTTGGTCTAGATCGGTCGGTGAAATGTCTATAAAAAGCACCTAGTTTTCCACCAATTGGCTTGACAAGTGCAGAGTGCCGTGAAATTGTgaaaaacaattttgtttactcatttaatttgcaccgcaatttgttttgattgGAGCTGATAAAAATCTGCCAACAAATTATACCTTTAATACGACTGCTGATAATTAGACAAAGACTAAtgcaaaaattattttaattatatggTAGAATCGCTTTAAAAGTGCCTGTCGCACTGCCAACTCTCGAGCACATCAAACAGAATACCTCGCCGAAATGCGCGCTCCACTCATCCAAATCCTTCTTTTTAGTCTGCTGAACTCCGGCTCCATTATGGCCGGTCTGGTGAAGAGCGACACGGAGGATTTTATCGACTGGTGGCAACACACGGTCTTCTATCAGATCTATCCGAGGTCCTTCATGGACAGCAATGGCGATGGCATCGGCGATCTGAAGGGAATCACCTCCAAGCTGCGCTATCTGGCGGACACTGGCATCACGGCCACCTGGTTGAGTCCCATTTTTCAGTCGCCCATGGTTGACTTTGGCTATGACATATCGGATTACAAGGCAATCCAGCCGGAGTATGGCACCATGCAGGATTTCGAGGAGCTGATCGACACGGCCTTCGAGCTGGGCATCAAGGTTGTTCTGGACTTTGTGCCGAATCACAGCTCGGATCAGCATGAGTGGTTCAAGAAGTCTGCGGCCAGGGAGCCGGGTTACGAGGATTTCTATGTGTGGCACGATGGCATCGTCCAGGAGAATGGCACTCGAGTGCCACCCAACAACTGGCCATCGGTGTTCTATGGATCCGCCTGGGAGTGGCACGAAGGTCGTGAGCAGTATTACCTGCACCAGTTCACCAAGGAGCAGCCGGACTTGAACTATCGTAATCCCAAAGTGGTTCAGGCCATGGACGATGTGTTGCTTTTCTGGCTCAACAAGGGCGTAGCTGGTTTCCGCATCGATGCAGTGAATCATTTGTTTGAGGACGAATCTCTTAAAGATGAGCCATTGAGTGGCAAAACAGGGGATTCACTCTCCTATGACTACACCGAGCACATCTACTCCAGGGATCTGCCAGAAGTCTTGGAAATGATTCATCACTGGCGGCAGCTGCTGGATGACTTTAGTGCAAAGCACCCCGAAAGACCCACACGCATCATGATGACGGAGGCGTACGCAGGACTCACCCAGCTTGCGGACTACTACGAGGATTCCAACGGGGTGCGGGGCTCCCATCTGCCCTTCAACTTTCACTTTATCACGGATGTCAAAGGCGACTCGGATGCGCGTGACTATGTCTACAACGTGGAGAAGTGGCTGATCTACATGCCACGCGGGCACGCGGCCAACTGGGTCATGGGCAACCACGACAACCCCCGGGTCGCCTCTCGATTCGGTCCAGCCAGTGTGGACGCCATGAACATGCTGCTGCTCACCCTTCCCGGTGTCGCCGTCACTTATAATGTGAGATTTTGTTGCTGACTTGGTTGGTTGCTTGTGGTCCTTTGGCTTTACCCCTACACTTTTCAGGGTGAGGAGCTCGGCATGGTGGACTACCGCGAACTGAGCTGGGAGGACACGGTGGATCCGCCGGCCAGAAATGTTGGAGAGGAGCTCTACCAGGAGGTCTCCCGGGACCCAGTCCGAACACCATTTCAGTGGAGTAGCGAGACCAATGCCGGTAAATCatcatattatattattataacttaAATAATAACTAATTCGCACAGGTTTTTCCACTGCCACCAAAACCTGGCTGCCTGTCCACCCAAACTACCTCGAGCTCAACCTGGAGGCCCAGAAGGCGGCCAACAGGAGCCATTACCAGGTCTACAAGGACCTGCTTGAGCTGCGAAAATCGGCCATTATGCGTGTGGGTCGATTTAATATTGAACCCCTTACTCGTTGGGTGTTTGCCTTCAAGCGGTAGGTGGATGAAATTTGCCCTTAAGAGACATTGATTAATTGGAAAACCGTTTTGCAGGTCCTATCCCAATTTTGAGTCGATAATTACCGTGATAAATGTGAGCGACAAGGAGCAGTTGGTGGATCTCTCAGAGTTTCTCAGCCAGCCCAAGAAACTGGTGGTTGAAGTTTCTGGCGTGGATTCCAAATATCAACCTGGGTAAGTTTGTTCCTTTGAATTCTGGTCACTCATTTCCCGCTTTGCACCGTAAAAAACTATCGTAGCTATATAATAATGGGAAAACATCAATGTAGAGTTCCCTTAAATCTTAATGTCCCTATACCATTTTCTTTCTGTATTCCCGCTGCAGTCAATCCCTCGCCGCAAGTGCATTGCTCCTGGCCGCCCGTGAGGGTCTCGTCTGTCGACTGGTCTAGCCGGGAATGGGATTAGAGGAATTACCAGCTGATGGCGGCAAACTTTGCTCTTTAATTGCATTTCCAGTTCAAAATGTCACGCGATTGAATACATAATGGGGGAAAATTAATGACCCTAGAGCTGGTGCATTTTTTTCGTTTGACTCGATTGAATTGAACGCTGTCCACTGGTAATGAAGGCAAAGGGGCAGTGTGGTTCGGATCCTGTCCGGAAAAAAGTGGCCACAACGTCGCCTGTTCCTGGCAACTTGCCCAGAACACTTGGCCGCGCTGTTGATGTTGGTGTTTCGCCCGGCCACTGTAATTTTTCATGTATGGAGGAAGAACACACCCAGGAACCAAGAAAGATTTATGGAACTGGTGCAGAATCCTCCCACCCATGCGGAAATGTCGCAAGGACGGCACAAAATATAATACCACatgcaaaagtttttaaatgTCCTTTAATAActgaatttaatatttgtgaGTGGCAACTATGGCAAACTTGTTGGAAACTTTTGATTGCTCGATGCTTGTACAAATATTTTGCCAGCAAATGGAAGTTGTTTGGATTAGAAGTTAATAGTTGGGAATGGCcggaaaattacaaaaattttGTGAACATCCATGCAATTTCATAAGAAAACTACTATTATTTGTACAGCACAGCGATTAAGACTTTAAAGACTTGGATTTCTTAATCGTTTAATCCCAGTCATTTTCAGTAAAACTTAAAATCTTTAATCGATAGTACTTCTTTCAGTTCGACAAACgatataattaaaaactgtTCGAGTCTTAACAGATTCACacaaatttaaacatttcaTTACCCATACGCCACGTTGAACCGGATCTCTCATCGGATTAagagtatatatattttgctgTCTATATGCCCCGCTGCGTTTCATTTCGTTCTGCTCTTAACCCATTCTGTTCCGGAATCGGTGAAAGTACTTAATATCAACTACTTAAATAATCCAGCGACAGCATTTTGGCCGACGACTTTGGATTTAATCTGCCCCCTGGAGGCGGAATTGTTTTAAGAGAGCGCAACTCAGCGATAATGAGGTGAGTTCCGGCCCGAGATGGCTGTTTTAGACAACTTTTAAGCCTGGTGATAATAATTGCATTTCCGTATTTAGCCAACAACGTCGCCACTTGGTTAAGCAGCTCATCAAGTCGGCCAATGTGGTTTTGGTGGGACTGTTGGTCTACAACTTGTGGCGTCACAAATGGACCAAAGTGAATTTCAATCAGCATCGGTTTTGATTGATTTTAGCTATTCCCCAGGCAATttctgtgtgtatgtgtgctcgctgattgattgattgattgcttAATTAATGAATCGAACATCGGCTTAAATGTCATTAACAGTTGGCCAGGATTAACGACTCCTGAATGTGGCCGATGGGatttgcaaatttaatttcctCCAACAGTGGAACTGTCAAGTGGCGAGAAAATTTCGGAGGGAAATGCGGTGATAGAtgggtttttctttttgagtGGGATATAATGCTGAACTGATTTCCAAGTAGATGGTTTGATTCTGTGCAACCTTGTATTGTTAAAAGTTATAGCCttgtattaattaaatttaattaaagtaaGCTTGTTTTGTTATTATATTTTACTTGGAAGAAAAATGTTGTGGATGtacaataataatttaaacaaaatgaaaatattgtttaaatGAACTTTAAGTGGCCTTCCTGCTACTAACTACAATGTACAAACTAAGAATGACATTTTATATCTCATTTTCGTTAGTCTCGCTCTGTTTATCCTAATGCCCTATTAAATATTTGAGATTTTCCTGGCAAGGGCACTTATCTTTCTGCTA
This genomic stretch from Drosophila mauritiana strain mau12 chromosome 2L, ASM438214v1, whole genome shotgun sequence harbors:
- the LOC117150876 gene encoding maltase 1, yielding MVVVKIAFILSVGLVGILAHNHQSKELDAKYNWWQHEVFYQIYPRSFQDSNGDGIGDLQGITSRLQYFKDTGITSVWLSPIYESPMVDFGYDISNYTNIQPEYGTLEDFDALIAKANELGVKVILDFVPNHSSNKHPWFIKSVAREPGYEDFYVWEDGILLENGTRVPPNNWLSVFSGSAWMWNEERQQYYLRQFTYGQPDLNYRNPAVIKAMDDVMLFWLNKGIAGFRIDAIIYIYEDAQLRDEPPSGTTDDPNNEAYLSHIYTRNQPEDYGLLQHWRQLLDNYTANHEGPLRIMMTEGYASVSQLMEYYEDSKGVQGPQFPFNFDFITELNANSTAADFVFYISRWLIYMPHGHVANWVMGNHDNPRVASRFGEKSVDAMNMLLMTLPGIGITYNGEELGMTDYRDISWSDTVDQPACEAGIDNYKTISRDPERTPMQWNSDLNAGFSSANRTWLPVNPNYKELNLRNQQQARRSHYKIYQSLLKLRQLPVLKNGSFDPEVVNRRVFAFKRELKNEHTLLTIVNVSNRTELVDIADFIDQPNRLSVLVAGVDSQHRVGDRLKAEAIELAPNEGLVIQLNKRK
- the LOC117150877 gene encoding maltase 2 isoform X1 encodes the protein MRAPLIQILLFSLLNSGSIMAGLVKSDTEDFIDWWQHTVFYQIYPRSFMDSNGDGIGDLKGITSKLRYLADTGITATWLSPIFQSPMVDFGYDISDYKAIQPEYGTMQDFEELIDTAFELGIKVVLDFVPNHSSDQHEWFKKSAAREPGYEDFYVWHDGIVQENGTRVPPNNWPSVFYGSAWEWHEGREQYYLHQFTKEQPDLNYRNPKVVQAMDDVLLFWLNKGVAGFRIDAVNHLFEDESLKDEPLSGKTGDSLSYDYTEHIYSRDLPEVLEMIHHWRQLLDDFSAKHPERPTRIMMTEAYAGLTQLADYYEDSNGVRGSHLPFNFHFITDVKGDSDARDYVYNVEKWLIYMPRGHAANWVMGNHDNPRVASRFGPASVDAMNMLLLTLPGVAVTYNGEELGMVDYRELSWEDTVDPPARNVGEELYQEVSRDPVRTPFQWSSETNAGFSTATKTWLPVHPNYLELNLEAQKAANRSHYQVYKDLLELRKSAIMRVGRFNIEPLTRWVFAFKRSYPNFESIITVINVSDKEQLVDLSEFLSQPKKLVVEVSGVDSKYQPGQSLAASALLLAAREGLVCRLV
- the LOC117150877 gene encoding maltase 2 isoform X2, with protein sequence MAGLVKSDTEDFIDWWQHTVFYQIYPRSFMDSNGDGIGDLKGITSKLRYLADTGITATWLSPIFQSPMVDFGYDISDYKAIQPEYGTMQDFEELIDTAFELGIKVVLDFVPNHSSDQHEWFKKSAAREPGYEDFYVWHDGIVQENGTRVPPNNWPSVFYGSAWEWHEGREQYYLHQFTKEQPDLNYRNPKVVQAMDDVLLFWLNKGVAGFRIDAVNHLFEDESLKDEPLSGKTGDSLSYDYTEHIYSRDLPEVLEMIHHWRQLLDDFSAKHPERPTRIMMTEAYAGLTQLADYYEDSNGVRGSHLPFNFHFITDVKGDSDARDYVYNVEKWLIYMPRGHAANWVMGNHDNPRVASRFGPASVDAMNMLLLTLPGVAVTYNGEELGMVDYRELSWEDTVDPPARNVGEELYQEVSRDPVRTPFQWSSETNAGFSTATKTWLPVHPNYLELNLEAQKAANRSHYQVYKDLLELRKSAIMRVGRFNIEPLTRWVFAFKRSYPNFESIITVINVSDKEQLVDLSEFLSQPKKLVVEVSGVDSKYQPGQSLAASALLLAAREGLVCRLV
- the LOC117150888 gene encoding uncharacterized protein LOC117150888, producing the protein MSQQRRHLVKQLIKSANVVLVGLLVYNLWRHKWTKVNFNQHRF